In the Ctenopharyngodon idella isolate HZGC_01 chromosome 4, HZGC01, whole genome shotgun sequence genome, one interval contains:
- the slco1e1 gene encoding solute carrier organic anion transporter family member 1C1 isoform X7 produces MSEPTAEDNRKPISQQDLCIPEKDAPKDSCCSSLKIFIVALSFAYFSKTLCGTYMKSAITQIERRFDLSSTTVGLIDGSFEMGNLLFLAVVSHFGARLHRPRLIGMGCFLMAIGSALTGLPHFFMGRYKYDSVIQGSLNNTVSIAPCQYPMVPNDYSNAHIKPSNNTGTGCVKDPESSMWIYVFLGNALRGIGETPVTPLGISYIDDFAKAENSAFYISCLQTIMLLGPMFGFLLGSMCARLYVDIGFVNIDSVTITSQDARWVGAWWLGFFVSSAILVLAGVPFWFLPRSLTKQGEEGKENSNVDQRNKEQPVLPTTHSIKLSDIAKGNFLPPFKQMQYCLNYFFPIPIHFSL; encoded by the exons ATTTTCATTGTGGCCCTCTCCTTCGCCTACTTCTCCAAAACTCTGTGTGGGACCTACATGAAAAGCGCCATCACTCAGATTGAGAGGAGATTTGACCTTTCCAGCACTACCGTGGGCCTCATTGATGGAAGTTTTGAAATGG GCAACCTGCTCTTTCTGGCAGTGGTTAGTCATTTTGGGGCGAGACTGCACAGGCCACGGCTCATAGGAATGGGCTGTTTCCTCATGGCCATTGGCTCAGCTCTCACTGGACTGCCACACTTTTTCATGGGGCG GTACAAGTATGACTCTGTAATACAAGGATCTTTAAACAATACTGTCAGTATTGCTCCTTGTCAGTATCCCATGGTTCCAAACGATTACTCAAATGCACACATCAAGCCTTCTAATAACACTGGTACAG GTTGCGTGAAGGACCCTGAATCTAGTATGTGGATCTATGTGTTCTTGGGTAATGCGCTCAGAGGAATCGGAGAGACTCCAGTCACACCACTCGGCATATCTTATATTGATGACTTTGCAAAAGCAGAAAACTCAGCATTTTACATTt CATGTCTTCAGACCATTATGCTGCTGGGTCCCATGTTTGGATTCCTACTGGGCTCCATGTGTGCCAGACTGTATGTGGATATTGGATTTGTCAATATTG acagtGTGACCATTACTTCACAAGATGCACGTTGGGTGGGCGCTTGGTGGCTGGGCTTCTTTGTGTCATCTGCCATTTTAGTACTTGCTGGTGTTCCTTTCTGGTTCCTGCCCAGGTCTTTAACCAAACAAGGAGAGGAAGGGAAGGAAAACTCTAACGTCGACCAGAGAAACAAAGAGCAACCTGTCCTCCCAACCACACACTCAATTAAACTGTCTGACATTGCAAAAGGCAACTTCCTTCCACCATTTAAACAAATGCAGTATTGTTTGAACTATTTCTTCCCTATTCCTAttcatttttctctttaa